Proteins found in one Hypericibacter terrae genomic segment:
- a CDS encoding NAD(P)/FAD-dependent oxidoreductase, giving the protein MSRIVVVGAGVMGLAAAYHAAKRGHEVTVLEGAPEAGGMAAHFDLAGLSIERFYHFVCKADRPLFTLLSELGLADTVRWVPTSMGYYFDGALHPWGDPVSLLRFDGLGPVEKIRYGLMMALSAWRREAGRLETVSAREWITAWCGRRVYERMWAPLFRLKFHEYADDISAAWVWSRIKRIGSSRRSMFEEELGHIEGGSETLITALVDAIAQCGGKIRLSMPATRIDIGDGRVRGVEAGGAYLAADAVISTVPTPLVNDLIPGLPAEARARYEAIRNIGVVCAVFRLRTSVTPHFWVNIADPRFEIPGIIEASRLRKVPDTVVYVPYYMPQTHPKFRRPDDFFRAEAFGYLKLLNPSLRDDDLIACHIGRLRYAQPICPPGFAAMLPPVQTSVAGLQIADTCFYYPEDRGISESVRLGGLMAQRVA; this is encoded by the coding sequence TTGAGCCGCATCGTCGTCGTCGGCGCCGGAGTCATGGGCCTTGCCGCGGCCTATCACGCCGCGAAGCGCGGCCACGAGGTGACGGTTCTCGAGGGCGCGCCGGAGGCCGGCGGCATGGCTGCCCATTTCGATCTCGCCGGGCTTTCCATCGAGCGCTTCTATCATTTCGTGTGCAAGGCGGATCGGCCCCTGTTCACTCTGCTGTCCGAGCTCGGGCTCGCCGACACGGTGCGGTGGGTGCCGACCTCGATGGGTTATTATTTCGACGGCGCGCTTCATCCCTGGGGCGATCCGGTTTCGCTGCTTCGCTTCGATGGGCTCGGGCCCGTCGAGAAGATCCGTTACGGGCTGATGATGGCCTTGTCGGCGTGGCGCAGGGAGGCGGGCCGTCTCGAGACCGTTTCCGCAAGGGAATGGATCACCGCCTGGTGCGGGCGCCGCGTCTATGAGCGGATGTGGGCGCCGCTCTTCAGGCTCAAATTCCACGAATATGCGGACGACATCTCGGCGGCCTGGGTCTGGAGCCGGATCAAACGCATCGGCAGCTCGCGTCGTTCGATGTTCGAGGAAGAGCTGGGTCACATCGAGGGCGGATCGGAGACTCTGATCACGGCCCTGGTGGACGCGATCGCCCAGTGCGGCGGGAAGATCCGCCTTTCCATGCCGGCGACGCGTATCGACATCGGCGACGGCAGGGTGAGGGGCGTCGAAGCCGGCGGCGCCTATCTTGCCGCCGATGCCGTGATCTCGACCGTTCCGACTCCCCTCGTGAACGATCTGATTCCCGGCCTGCCGGCCGAAGCACGGGCGCGTTACGAAGCGATCCGGAATATCGGCGTGGTCTGCGCGGTGTTCCGCCTGAGGACGTCCGTCACGCCGCATTTCTGGGTCAATATTGCCGACCCGCGCTTCGAGATCCCCGGGATCATCGAGGCCTCGCGCCTGCGAAAGGTCCCGGATACGGTCGTCTATGTTCCCTACTACATGCCACAGACTCATCCGAAGTTCCGGCGGCCGGACGATTTTTTCCGGGCCGAGGCGTTCGGATATCTGAAGCTGCTCAATCCGTCATTGCGCGACGACGACCTCATCGCCTGCCATATCGGGCGCCTGCGATACGCGCAGCCCATATGCCCGCCGGGATTTGCCGCGATGCTGCCGCCTGTCCAGACTTCCGTCGCGGGCCTGCAGATCGCCGACACCTGCTTCTATTACCCGGAAGATCGCGGAATCTCGGAAAGCGTGCGTCTCGGCGGCCTGATGGCGCAACGGGTGGCCTGA
- a CDS encoding UbiA family prenyltransferase — protein sequence MQWIGTWARALRWHQWSKNLLIFIPLVVGHAYGDTDKIATAVAAFVILCLAASANYVVNDILDREADRRHPTKHRRPLASGQISVTTGYAIASVMGLVALAAAFYLSVPFLLGLIAYLALTLLYSTLLRRLPLIDVLAIAILFSLRILMGTLVISLEPSPWLQSFSLCFFLSSAFAKRHAELIGAADRERNIANRGYHREDWPLTLAFGISSGMASIVIMLLYLANDAMPSGYYSDRTWLYIVPLALTAWLMRIWLLAQRGEFRTDPVIFALTDLTSLGLGLTTAGAFCLAL from the coding sequence ATGCAGTGGATAGGAACCTGGGCTCGGGCTCTTCGCTGGCACCAGTGGTCGAAGAACCTTCTGATCTTCATTCCCCTGGTCGTCGGACATGCCTATGGCGATACCGACAAGATCGCCACGGCCGTCGCCGCCTTCGTGATCCTGTGCCTGGCTGCCTCGGCCAACTATGTCGTCAACGACATCCTCGACCGCGAGGCGGACCGCCGGCACCCGACCAAGCATCGCCGCCCGCTCGCGAGCGGGCAGATCTCCGTCACCACCGGCTACGCCATCGCCAGTGTCATGGGCCTGGTTGCGCTCGCGGCCGCCTTCTATCTCTCCGTGCCGTTCCTGCTCGGCCTGATCGCCTATCTGGCCTTGACGCTCTTATATTCGACCCTGCTGCGGCGGTTGCCGCTGATCGATGTCCTCGCCATCGCCATCCTGTTCTCGCTCCGCATCCTGATGGGCACCTTGGTCATCAGCCTGGAGCCTTCGCCCTGGCTGCAATCGTTCTCTCTCTGTTTCTTCCTGTCATCCGCTTTCGCGAAGCGCCATGCCGAGCTCATCGGCGCGGCCGACCGGGAAAGGAACATCGCCAACCGCGGCTACCATCGCGAGGACTGGCCCCTGACGCTGGCCTTTGGCATCAGCAGCGGCATGGCGTCGATCGTCATCATGCTGCTCTATCTCGCCAACGATGCGATGCCGTCCGGCTACTACAGCGATCGCACCTGGCTCTATATCGTTCCGCTCGCGCTGACCGCCTGGCTGATGCGGATTTGGCTCCTCGCGCAACGCGGCGAGTTCCGCACCGACCCCGTGATCTTCGCGCTGACCGACCTCACGAGCCTGGGGCTGGGCCTCACCACCGCGGGGGCGTTCTGCCTGGCCTTGTGA
- the gshB gene encoding glutathione synthase: MSLAVAIQMDPVESINIDADSTFVLGLEAQKRGHALFHYGPRQLFLRDGRVYARARPMQLRRERGNHFTMGAEQTLDLATLDIVLMRQDPPFDMAYITATHLLEHIHPATLVVNDPVHVRNAPEKLFVTHFPGLMPPTLITSDRAEVLDFRKEHGDIIIKPLFGNGGSGVFHLVPADENLNALLELFTQLYREPVIVQRYLPEVREGDKRIILVDGEPMGAVMRVPAAGEARSNLHVGGKAIKTKMSHREREICEAIGPALKSRGLVFVGIDVIGHHLTEINVTSPTGIQEINRFDGVQIEAKIWDAIEQRYAEGGKRRPT, from the coding sequence ATGAGCCTTGCCGTCGCCATCCAGATGGATCCGGTCGAGAGCATCAATATCGATGCCGACAGCACATTCGTCCTCGGCCTCGAAGCGCAAAAACGGGGGCATGCTCTGTTTCATTACGGGCCGCGCCAATTGTTCCTGCGCGACGGCCGCGTCTATGCCCGCGCCCGGCCGATGCAGCTCCGGCGCGAGCGCGGCAATCATTTCACGATGGGCGCCGAGCAGACGCTCGATCTGGCGACGCTCGACATCGTGCTGATGCGCCAGGACCCGCCCTTCGACATGGCCTATATCACCGCCACGCATCTGCTGGAGCATATCCATCCGGCGACGCTGGTGGTGAACGATCCGGTCCATGTGCGCAACGCGCCCGAGAAGCTCTTCGTCACGCATTTCCCGGGCCTGATGCCGCCGACTCTGATCACCTCCGATCGCGCCGAGGTGCTCGACTTCCGCAAGGAGCATGGCGACATCATCATCAAGCCGCTGTTCGGCAATGGCGGGTCGGGCGTGTTCCATCTGGTTCCGGCCGACGAGAACCTGAATGCGCTGCTGGAGCTCTTCACCCAGCTCTATCGCGAGCCGGTGATCGTGCAGCGCTACCTTCCCGAGGTACGCGAGGGCGACAAGCGCATCATCCTGGTCGACGGCGAGCCGATGGGGGCCGTCATGCGCGTGCCGGCGGCAGGCGAAGCGCGCTCCAATCTCCATGTCGGCGGCAAGGCGATAAAGACCAAGATGAGCCACCGCGAGCGCGAGATCTGCGAGGCGATCGGGCCGGCGCTCAAATCGCGCGGGCTGGTGTTCGTCGGGATCGACGTCATCGGCCATCATCTGACCGAGATCAACGTCACCTCGCCGACCGGCATCCAGGAGATCAACCGTTTCGACGGCGTGCAGATCGAAGCCAAGATCTGGGACGCGATCGAGCAACGCTACGCCGAAGGCGGCAAACGCCGGCCGACCTGA
- a CDS encoding DMT family transporter: MSLPATAAARPSALSGIGLMVLSVLLFTTMDMLVKLASERFPIGEIVFVRNFFAFLPVLIVVSRSGGWAAIRTRNILSHLVRGGVGILSMACFFLSYALLPLGEAVSLASSGPLFMTALSVPLLGEKVGPRRWSAVVVGFVGVLVMMRPGSGVFQPAALVAITAALCYALAMTQVRRLSRSESSTAIVFYFTLFATIVGAATLPFDAVMPTWPEMPLLVGIGLIGGVAQFTMTAAFRRTAVAIIAPFDYLGLVFAMTLGYLVWGDLPDFWLVTGAVIVVASGIYIVHREAMVGRQRRAALASG; encoded by the coding sequence ATGTCCCTGCCCGCCACGGCCGCCGCCCGCCCCTCGGCCTTGAGCGGGATCGGGCTGATGGTGCTCTCGGTGCTGCTCTTCACCACCATGGACATGCTGGTGAAGCTCGCCTCCGAGCGGTTTCCGATCGGCGAAATCGTCTTCGTGCGGAACTTCTTCGCCTTCCTGCCGGTCCTGATCGTGGTCTCCCGGTCCGGCGGATGGGCCGCCATCCGCACCCGCAACATCCTGTCTCATCTGGTTCGCGGCGGCGTCGGCATCCTGTCGATGGCCTGCTTCTTCCTGAGCTACGCCTTGTTGCCGCTGGGCGAGGCGGTTTCGCTGGCCTCGTCGGGCCCGCTCTTCATGACGGCCCTCTCGGTCCCGCTCCTGGGCGAGAAGGTCGGCCCGCGCCGCTGGAGCGCGGTCGTCGTGGGATTCGTCGGCGTGCTGGTCATGATGCGCCCCGGCAGCGGCGTGTTTCAGCCCGCGGCCCTGGTCGCGATCACAGCGGCCCTCTGCTACGCGCTCGCCATGACCCAGGTCCGCCGTCTGAGCCGCAGCGAGAGCAGCACCGCCATCGTGTTCTATTTCACGCTCTTCGCCACCATCGTCGGCGCCGCCACGCTGCCCTTCGACGCGGTCATGCCGACCTGGCCGGAGATGCCGCTCCTGGTGGGGATCGGCCTCATCGGCGGGGTCGCGCAATTCACCATGACCGCGGCCTTCCGCCGGACCGCGGTCGCGATCATCGCGCCCTTCGATTATCTGGGTTTGGTCTTCGCCATGACCCTCGGCTATCTGGTCTGGGGCGACCTGCCGGATTTTTGGCTCGTCACCGGGGCCGTGATCGTCGTCGCCAGCGGCATCTATATCGTCCATCGCGAGGCGATGGTCGGGCGCCAGCGTCGTGCCGCGCTGGCCTCGGGCTGA
- a CDS encoding ABC transporter ATP-binding protein: MARQVAVEAKGATKIFGTGEEAVHALDNVSVAIRENEFFTLLGPSGCGKTTLLRLIAGFELPSAGDILLAGESVVHLPPYQRPVNTVFQSYALFPHMTVAQNIAFGLEMRGISKAETAARVEEMLALVRLGKLGGRKPSQLSGGQQQRVALARALANHPKLLLLDEPLSALDLKLRKEMQIELKRIQLDTGITFIFVTHDQEEALTMSDRIAVMSHGKILQIGTPTEIYEHPTSRFVADFIGETNLIDVALGARSNGQMGLKLPGGREIAVPLPQGVALGDKGTVAIRPERTSLTRDADRQLAGKIENIVYFGTDTSYFVTLADGKTFHVRVQNREGARMGFDKGEEVGIRFATDAAQLLRD; this comes from the coding sequence GTGGCGCGACAGGTAGCGGTCGAAGCCAAGGGCGCGACCAAGATTTTCGGTACGGGGGAAGAGGCCGTTCACGCCCTCGACAACGTTTCCGTGGCCATCCGCGAGAACGAGTTCTTCACCTTGCTGGGCCCCTCGGGCTGCGGCAAGACCACGCTGCTGCGCCTGATCGCCGGCTTCGAGCTGCCGAGCGCGGGCGACATCCTGCTCGCCGGGGAATCGGTCGTCCATCTGCCGCCCTATCAGCGCCCCGTCAACACGGTGTTCCAGTCCTACGCGCTGTTCCCGCATATGACCGTGGCGCAGAACATCGCCTTCGGTCTCGAGATGCGCGGCATCTCCAAGGCCGAGACGGCGGCGCGGGTCGAGGAGATGCTGGCGCTGGTCCGGCTGGGCAAGCTCGGCGGCCGCAAGCCCTCGCAGCTCTCCGGCGGCCAGCAGCAGCGCGTGGCGCTCGCCCGGGCGCTCGCCAACCATCCCAAGCTGCTGCTGCTCGACGAGCCGCTCTCCGCGCTCGACCTCAAACTGCGCAAGGAGATGCAGATCGAGCTCAAGCGCATCCAGCTCGACACCGGCATCACCTTCATCTTCGTTACCCACGACCAGGAAGAAGCCCTGACCATGTCGGACCGCATCGCGGTCATGAGCCATGGCAAAATCCTGCAGATCGGCACGCCGACCGAGATCTATGAGCATCCGACCAGCCGCTTCGTCGCCGACTTCATCGGCGAGACCAACCTGATCGACGTGGCGCTGGGCGCGAGGTCGAACGGTCAGATGGGGCTCAAGTTGCCGGGCGGCCGTGAGATCGCCGTGCCGCTGCCGCAGGGCGTCGCGCTGGGCGACAAGGGCACGGTCGCGATCCGGCCCGAGCGCACGTCGCTCACCAGGGATGCCGACCGGCAGCTCGCCGGCAAGATCGAGAACATCGTCTATTTCGGCACCGACACGAGCTACTTCGTCACGCTCGCCGACGGCAAGACGTTCCATGTCCGGGTGCAGAATCGCGAAGGGGCCCGCATGGGCTTCGACAAGGGCGAGGAGGTCGGCATCCGCTTCGCGACCGACGCCGCCCAGCTCCTGCGCGATTGA
- a CDS encoding ABC transporter permease — protein MASIDATATPTSSDKLAQTRAEVKRRETLKRAGLLSPAMLIIVVFGILPLFIVLFYSFLEAGAYGGVEWKFSVDAYVTFLFNRDLFDPTILHFSPSYLQIFARSFIVAGVATAICLLVGFPAAYFMATRPPKTRNLWLFLVTLPFWTNLLVRSFAMMLIIRDQGLINGFLMWTGIIQQPIVMLYTPFAVALGLLYAFLPFMVLPLYASLEKIDFRLVEAGFDLYATRGQVLWRIIIPLARPGIIAGCILVFIPGLGAYITPALLGGGRDLMIGNLIAQQFGTGRNWPFGSAMALILMAVVLVFLMIYASVTGRQKVRHG, from the coding sequence ATGGCGAGTATCGACGCGACCGCAACCCCGACCAGCAGCGACAAGCTGGCCCAGACCCGAGCCGAGGTAAAGCGGCGCGAGACGCTGAAGCGCGCCGGGCTGCTGTCGCCGGCGATGCTGATCATCGTCGTCTTCGGGATCCTGCCGCTGTTCATCGTCCTGTTCTATTCCTTCCTCGAGGCCGGCGCCTATGGCGGCGTCGAATGGAAGTTCTCGGTCGATGCCTATGTGACCTTCCTCTTCAACCGCGACCTGTTCGATCCCACGATCCTGCATTTCTCGCCATCCTATCTGCAGATCTTCGCGCGTTCCTTCATCGTCGCCGGCGTCGCCACGGCCATCTGCCTGCTGGTCGGATTCCCGGCCGCCTATTTCATGGCGACGCGCCCGCCCAAGACGCGCAATCTCTGGCTCTTCCTGGTGACGCTGCCCTTCTGGACCAACCTCCTGGTGCGCAGCTTCGCGATGATGCTGATCATCCGCGACCAGGGGCTGATCAACGGCTTCCTGATGTGGACCGGGATCATCCAGCAGCCGATCGTGATGCTCTACACGCCCTTCGCCGTGGCGCTGGGCCTGCTCTACGCCTTCCTGCCCTTCATGGTGCTGCCGCTCTATGCCAGCCTCGAGAAGATCGACTTCCGGCTGGTCGAGGCCGGGTTCGATCTCTATGCGACGCGCGGTCAGGTGCTGTGGCGGATCATCATCCCGCTGGCCAGGCCCGGCATCATCGCCGGCTGCATCCTGGTCTTCATCCCCGGTCTCGGCGCTTACATCACGCCGGCGCTCCTGGGCGGCGGGCGCGACCTGATGATCGGCAATCTGATCGCCCAGCAGTTCGGCACCGGCCGCAACTGGCCCTTCGGATCGGCCATGGCGCTGATCCTGATGGCCGTGGTGCTGGTCTTCCTGATGATCTATGCGAGCGTCACCGGCCGCCAGAAGGTGCGCCATGGCTGA
- a CDS encoding ABC transporter permease codes for MADVTAPAPFVATRRQRRMLDMTYQPGFRAIAYFCLFMLYAPILVLVVYSFNANRSVTIWTGFSIDWFIKVVNNDQIKNAALTSFKIAVVATIGATIAATAAALATTRTTPYRGLASVYVVINLPLMVPEIVTAVATLSFFAMGRTLLGIDLGLANLMLAHMVFCIPFAYLPIRARLEDMDRTLEQAAADLYASPWHAFRRVTLPLLTPGIIAGAMLAFITSIDDVTITTLVAGPGQTTLPIYIFGQIRRGITPETNAVSTIMLVVSVLLVSLFFFLAQRRKK; via the coding sequence ATGGCTGACGTCACCGCACCCGCTCCCTTCGTCGCCACCCGCCGCCAGCGGCGGATGCTCGACATGACCTATCAGCCGGGCTTCCGCGCGATCGCCTATTTCTGCCTCTTCATGCTCTATGCGCCGATCCTGGTGCTGGTGGTCTATTCCTTCAACGCCAACCGCTCGGTCACGATCTGGACCGGGTTCAGCATCGACTGGTTCATCAAGGTCGTGAACAACGACCAGATCAAGAATGCGGCGCTGACCTCGTTCAAGATCGCCGTGGTCGCCACCATCGGCGCCACCATCGCCGCCACCGCGGCCGCCCTCGCCACCACGCGCACCACGCCCTATCGGGGGCTGGCCAGCGTCTATGTCGTCATCAACCTGCCCTTGATGGTGCCGGAGATCGTGACGGCGGTCGCGACCCTATCCTTCTTCGCCATGGGGCGCACGCTCCTGGGGATCGACCTGGGCCTCGCCAATCTGATGCTGGCCCATATGGTCTTCTGCATCCCCTTCGCCTATCTGCCGATCCGCGCCCGGCTCGAGGATATGGACCGGACCCTGGAACAGGCGGCGGCCGACCTCTATGCCAGCCCCTGGCACGCCTTCCGGCGGGTGACCCTGCCGCTGCTGACGCCCGGCATCATCGCCGGCGCGATGCTGGCCTTCATCACCTCGATCGACGACGTCACCATCACCACCCTCGTGGCGGGTCCCGGCCAGACCACGCTGCCGATCTACATTTTCGGCCAGATCAGACGCGGCATAACGCCTGAAACCAATGCGGTTTCGACGATTATGCTGGTGGTTTCCGTACTATTGGTTAGCTTGTTCTTCTTCCTCGCGCAGAGGCGGAAGAAGTAA
- a CDS encoding extracellular solute-binding protein has protein sequence MRNRLFGGLVGVAVAFAALTLAGCDEKKEEQASSSTSTTDSTASSSSTASTTTATTDTSASSSSTTSTPTTTTQETAAAPEGGELHIYNWGNYTNPDLIKKFEDTYKVKVTLDDYDSNEVMLAKIKGGATGYDIVVPSDYMVAVMIKEGLLEETKPNTMENFKNVDPRWVDVYWDKGRNYTVPWQWGTTAFTVNTDVYKGDVNTYKLLFDPPPELQGRINMLDDMNEVINAGLRYLNLPRCNKNPEDLKKLTELLMGSKKYWRTFDYATIEKLTSKDVDLSQQWNGASLRVRTQMPSMVYAYPKEGLTGWMDNVAVLKGAPDLENAKKFQNFVMDPENAALISNFANYANGIVGSEKFMKKEMADAPEIIMPASAPAPEFLPPCDDDTVKLYNAIWTELKK, from the coding sequence ATGAGGAATCGCCTTTTCGGCGGCCTGGTTGGCGTGGCGGTCGCCTTTGCGGCGCTGACGCTGGCCGGTTGCGACGAGAAGAAGGAAGAGCAGGCATCTAGCTCGACCTCGACCACCGACAGCACCGCCAGTAGCTCCTCGACCGCGTCGACCACCACCGCGACGACGGACACGAGTGCGAGCTCCTCGAGCACGACGAGCACGCCGACCACCACCACCCAGGAAACGGCGGCGGCGCCCGAGGGCGGCGAGCTCCATATCTACAATTGGGGCAATTACACCAACCCCGACCTGATCAAGAAGTTCGAGGACACCTACAAGGTCAAGGTCACCCTCGACGACTACGATTCGAACGAGGTGATGCTGGCCAAGATCAAGGGCGGCGCCACGGGCTACGACATCGTCGTGCCGTCCGACTACATGGTCGCGGTCATGATCAAGGAAGGCCTCCTCGAGGAGACCAAGCCCAATACGATGGAGAACTTCAAGAATGTCGATCCGCGCTGGGTCGACGTCTATTGGGACAAGGGCCGCAACTACACGGTTCCCTGGCAGTGGGGAACGACCGCCTTCACGGTTAACACCGATGTCTATAAGGGCGACGTCAACACCTACAAGCTGCTCTTCGACCCGCCGCCGGAGCTGCAGGGCCGCATCAACATGCTCGATGACATGAACGAGGTCATCAATGCAGGGTTGCGCTATCTGAACCTGCCCCGCTGCAACAAGAACCCGGAAGACCTGAAGAAGCTCACCGAGCTGCTGATGGGTTCGAAGAAGTACTGGCGCACCTTCGACTATGCGACGATCGAGAAGCTGACCTCGAAGGACGTCGACCTGTCGCAGCAGTGGAACGGCGCGTCCTTGCGCGTCCGCACCCAGATGCCCTCGATGGTCTATGCCTATCCGAAGGAAGGCCTGACCGGCTGGATGGACAATGTCGCCGTGCTCAAGGGCGCGCCCGACTTGGAGAACGCGAAGAAGTTCCAGAACTTCGTGATGGATCCGGAAAACGCCGCCCTCATCTCCAACTTCGCGAACTATGCCAACGGCATCGTCGGCAGCGAGAAATTCATGAAGAAGGAAATGGCGGATGCGCCGGAGATCATCATGCCGGCGAGCGCGCCGGCGCCGGAGTTCCTGCCGCCTTGCGACGACGACACGGTCAAGCTGTACAACGCGATCTGGACCGA